The DNA segment CGGTGGGTGGACACGCCTCCGGCGACTACCGGGGTTGGCAGGTGACGGACACCCAGGGCCGCAGCTGGAAGGTGGTGGCGGACGCCTCGCTGAGCGGGAGCTCTTACAGCGGCGAAATCGTCTCCCCCATCCTCACCTACCAGGACATGGACGCCTTACAGCAGGTGGTGCGCGCCGCGCGCGAGGCCGGCGCACGCGCCGACGCCTCCACCGGCATCCACATCCACGTCGACGGCAGCCGCTTCGACGCGAAGGGCGTCACCAACCTCGTCAAGATGGTGCACAAGCAGGAGCGCCTCCTGGAGACGGCCCTCGGGGTGAGCGCGGCTCGGCTCGCCCGGTACTGCCGGCCCATCGACGCAGCCTTCCTCCAGCGGCTGGAGGCCCGGCGCCCCCGCACCCTCCAGGATGTGAATGAGGCTTGGTACGGGCGCCGCAACAGCATGCCCAACCGCTACGACTCCAGCCGCTACCACGGCCTCAACCTCAACAGCCTCTTCTTCCGGGGCACGATTGAATTCCGGTACTTCAACGGAACGGTGCACGCAGGCGAGGTGAAGGCCTACGTCCAGCTGGTGTTGGCCCTCGCCGCCCGGGCCCTGGCTTCGAAGGCCGCCTCCAGCAAGCGCCGCGACTTCAACCCCGCCACCGCCAAGTACGACTTCCGGGTGTTCCTCCTTCACCTGGGGCTCATCGGCGAGGAATTCAA comes from the Myxococcus virescens genome and includes:
- a CDS encoding amidoligase family protein encodes the protein MKTLRFGIEIETVGATRQQLAYAIQSAVGGHASGDYRGWQVTDTQGRSWKVVADASLSGSSYSGEIVSPILTYQDMDALQQVVRAAREAGARADASTGIHIHVDGSRFDAKGVTNLVKMVHKQERLLETALGVSAARLARYCRPIDAAFLQRLEARRPRTLQDVNEAWYGRRNSMPNRYDSSRYHGLNLNSLFFRGTIEFRYFNGTVHAGEVKAYVQLVLALAARALASKAASSKRRDFNPATAKYDFRVFLLHLGLIGEEFKTARLHLLKRLEGSAAWKGQRRDRRGSGGEGTPGSEGAQGGSDSAQGGVHEALAA